The Neochlamydia sp. S13 genome has a segment encoding these proteins:
- a CDS encoding glucose-6-phosphate isomerase: protein MVEKCCVNSRSFDRFLATATLKELAKHPCDLTDPHLLTPARLQQLSAEACGIKFLYGTEQVTEEVMQALVELSREAGVLQEMKKMQAGEVVNKIEGFPSENRKVLHTAVRDFFEAPNQAKEACEATKEAKKEIDKLQHFINKIDKDQRFTDLIMIGIGGSDLGPKAHYIALQPLQKKGRKVHFISNVDPDDAAMVLKNVDLSTTLVVCVSKSGTTLETLTNEEIVRSHFQKASLHPRNHFIAVTGRGSPMDNPQQYLESFYIWDWIGGRYSTTSMVGGVMLSFAFGFEVFWELLRGANAMDKVALNPSIKHNLPLLGALLGIWNRNFLGHPTVALIPYSQALSRFPAHIQQLDMESNGKHTDRRGNQVNFQTGPIIWGEPGTNAQHSFFQLIHQGTAPIPVEFIGFKESQHKKDFLYKGTYSQEKLLANLFAQAIALAAGQKNPDNINKSFFGNRPSHILLARQLTPHILGSLLAYFEHKVAFEGFIWGINSFDQEGVQLGKILANKIIDQFSFKRGIGEKSEFALGEAMIRHLETL from the coding sequence ATGGTAGAAAAATGTTGTGTGAACAGTCGATCATTTGATCGCTTTCTTGCTACTGCCACGTTAAAGGAACTGGCCAAGCATCCTTGCGACTTAACGGATCCCCATCTCTTAACTCCAGCTCGTTTGCAGCAGCTTAGTGCTGAAGCTTGTGGTATAAAATTTTTGTATGGTACAGAGCAGGTGACAGAAGAGGTTATGCAGGCTTTGGTGGAGCTATCACGCGAAGCAGGCGTACTACAAGAAATGAAAAAGATGCAGGCGGGTGAAGTTGTTAATAAAATCGAAGGTTTTCCAAGTGAAAATAGAAAGGTTTTGCATACCGCGGTAAGAGATTTTTTTGAGGCTCCTAATCAAGCGAAAGAGGCCTGCGAAGCAACAAAAGAGGCTAAAAAAGAGATCGATAAGCTGCAGCATTTTATCAATAAAATTGATAAAGACCAGCGCTTTACAGATTTAATCATGATTGGTATTGGAGGTTCGGATTTAGGACCTAAAGCTCATTATATAGCTTTGCAGCCTTTGCAAAAAAAGGGCCGAAAAGTGCATTTTATTTCTAATGTAGATCCTGATGATGCAGCCATGGTTCTTAAAAATGTAGATTTGTCTACTACGTTAGTGGTTTGCGTGTCAAAATCTGGGACCACCCTTGAAACATTAACGAATGAAGAAATCGTTCGCTCACACTTCCAAAAAGCTTCCCTTCATCCTCGTAATCATTTTATAGCTGTCACAGGTCGTGGCAGTCCTATGGATAACCCCCAGCAATACCTAGAAAGCTTTTACATTTGGGATTGGATTGGAGGACGTTATTCTACTACCTCAATGGTAGGGGGAGTAATGCTTTCTTTTGCCTTTGGATTTGAAGTGTTTTGGGAGCTACTCAGAGGCGCCAACGCGATGGATAAGGTGGCTTTAAATCCAAGTATCAAGCATAATCTGCCTTTATTAGGAGCCTTATTAGGCATTTGGAATCGAAATTTTTTAGGGCATCCTACCGTGGCGCTTATTCCTTACTCTCAAGCTTTATCACGTTTTCCTGCTCATATTCAACAGCTTGACATGGAATCTAACGGGAAACATACCGATCGAAGAGGAAATCAAGTTAACTTTCAGACAGGGCCTATCATATGGGGGGAGCCAGGTACCAATGCCCAACATTCGTTTTTTCAGCTTATTCATCAAGGAACAGCTCCCATTCCTGTGGAATTTATTGGTTTTAAAGAATCTCAGCATAAAAAAGATTTTTTATATAAAGGCACTTATTCTCAAGAGAAGCTGCTAGCTAATCTTTTTGCGCAAGCCATAGCTTTAGCAGCCGGCCAAAAAAATCCTGACAATATAAATAAAAGCTTTTTTGGCAATAGGCCTTCTCATATTCTTTTAGCCCGTCAGTTAACACCCCACATTTTAGGCTCATTACTTGCCTACTTCGAGCATAAAGTGGCCTTTGAAGGATTTATCTGGGGGATTAATTCCTTTGATCAGGAGGGAGTGCAATTGGGTAAAATTTTAGCTAATAAAATTATTGATCAATTTTCTTTTAAAAGAGGAATAGGCGAAAAATCTGAGTTTGCTTTAGGCGAGGCAATGATCCGCCATTTAGAGACTTTGTAG
- a CDS encoding SycD/LcrH family type III secretion system chaperone — protein sequence MESDDIGEFKITKKVKMKLKNKKLLKKQLAQGKTAQQILEFSDETMAKFYGAAYRLFDHRRYVEAAQAFLFLVTLNPYNHEYWVGLGMCSQLNKDYEAAIDAYEMAAICRIDNPVPYFYLAKCLFALHDRESALQALDLAIEYASNHPEFLELQHHAENAKRLLLKDI from the coding sequence ATGGAAAGCGACGACATTGGTGAATTTAAAATAACTAAAAAAGTTAAAATGAAGCTTAAAAATAAAAAGCTTCTTAAAAAGCAACTTGCCCAAGGTAAAACTGCTCAGCAAATTTTAGAATTTAGCGATGAAACCATGGCTAAATTCTATGGCGCTGCCTATCGCCTATTCGACCACCGCCGCTATGTGGAAGCTGCTCAAGCTTTCTTATTCCTAGTCACTCTTAATCCTTATAACCATGAGTATTGGGTGGGGCTAGGGATGTGCTCACAACTCAATAAAGATTACGAAGCTGCTATCGATGCTTACGAAATGGCAGCTATATGCCGTATTGATAACCCTGTGCCCTATTTTTATCTAGCTAAATGCCTCTTTGCTCTGCATGATAGAGAAAGTGCCCTGCAAGCACTAGATTTGGCAATAGAATATGCCTCCAACCATCCTGAATTTTTAGAACTTCAGCATCATGCCGAAAATGCTAAACGGCTTTTACTTAAAGATATATAA
- a CDS encoding ATP-dependent RecD-like DNA helicase, whose product MEIVVGYIERITFQNAETGYTVAQLKTAQLKELVCVVGVMPTALPGVTARCKGHWKQHLVHGRQFICQEYQVEAPADLLGIKKYLGSGLIKGIGPKYAERIVEKFGIETLNVIDQASHKLLEIEGLGEKRIEKIRSCWDEQKSVREVMIFLQSKGVSPVYAQKIYKNYGNHSIEKVQQNPYILAQEITGIGFKTADAIAKKMGMEHDAPSRIDAGIEFILSELAKDGHVCFPLEEFVAEASEKLEVESLKVNARISSLKDERRIELFDLVNNQKIQTFIWNMSLFVAESGIAREIKRLNSCACNLRAVDIPKALEWVQLKLNIKLANNQSIAIKNSLYQKLHIITGGPGTGKSTITNAILAITEKLSGKILLMAPTGRAAKRMSEITGKKASTIHSILEYNFKNGGFKRNRENPLDCDLLIVDEASMIDTFLMYSLLKAIPNTCRLIFVGDINQLPSVGPGNVLSDMINSQTISVTLLTEIYRQAAGSRIITNAHKINSGVFPDIHNHSESDFFFLEAVTPEEVLKNIIALIAQRLPQRYGYDPLHDIQVLTPMRKGIIGADNLNTVLQETLNKNSNPLFRAGRKLLVGDKVMQIRNNYKKEVYNGEIGVIKEIDIIEQQVLIQIEDRNIIYEFTDLDEIVLAYAVSVHKYQGSQCPCIIMPVHTTHFALLYRNLLYTGVTRGQKHVILVGSKKAIAIAIKNDEVKKRHTGLYHALIGINNISVSMP is encoded by the coding sequence ATGGAAATTGTTGTTGGCTACATTGAGAGAATTACCTTTCAAAATGCAGAGACAGGCTATACGGTTGCACAGCTAAAAACAGCTCAATTAAAAGAGCTTGTATGTGTGGTCGGAGTCATGCCTACTGCTCTTCCTGGAGTTACGGCGCGCTGTAAAGGACATTGGAAGCAACATTTGGTCCACGGCCGGCAATTCATCTGTCAAGAATATCAAGTAGAAGCCCCTGCTGATCTTTTAGGAATCAAGAAATACTTAGGCTCAGGGCTGATCAAAGGAATTGGCCCTAAATATGCTGAGCGCATTGTGGAAAAATTTGGGATAGAAACCCTCAATGTAATTGATCAAGCTTCTCATAAATTATTAGAAATTGAAGGGCTAGGAGAAAAAAGAATTGAAAAAATTAGATCCTGCTGGGATGAGCAAAAATCTGTGCGAGAGGTCATGATATTTCTGCAGTCTAAAGGTGTAAGTCCTGTCTATGCTCAAAAAATCTATAAAAATTATGGTAATCATAGCATTGAGAAAGTTCAGCAAAACCCTTACATTCTTGCCCAAGAAATTACAGGCATTGGATTCAAAACAGCGGATGCTATTGCCAAAAAAATGGGAATGGAACACGATGCCCCTTCAAGAATTGATGCAGGCATTGAATTTATCTTATCCGAATTGGCTAAGGATGGACATGTCTGTTTTCCTTTAGAAGAGTTTGTTGCCGAAGCTTCAGAAAAGCTGGAGGTGGAGAGCCTCAAAGTGAATGCCCGTATTTCCTCTTTAAAAGATGAACGGCGCATCGAACTATTCGATCTGGTTAACAACCAAAAGATTCAAACTTTTATCTGGAATATGTCCTTGTTTGTAGCAGAATCGGGCATTGCCCGTGAAATTAAACGGTTAAATAGCTGTGCATGTAATTTAAGGGCTGTGGATATTCCAAAAGCTCTTGAGTGGGTTCAGTTAAAGTTAAATATTAAATTAGCTAATAACCAAAGCATTGCTATAAAAAATAGCCTTTATCAAAAACTTCATATTATCACAGGCGGCCCCGGTACGGGGAAAAGTACCATCACGAATGCTATTTTAGCTATTACAGAAAAATTGAGTGGTAAGATTCTCTTGATGGCGCCTACTGGGCGTGCCGCTAAGCGTATGAGTGAAATTACAGGTAAAAAAGCCTCCACTATTCATAGTATATTGGAATACAATTTTAAAAATGGGGGTTTTAAACGTAATCGCGAAAATCCTTTGGATTGTGATTTACTGATAGTGGATGAAGCCAGTATGATTGATACCTTTCTTATGTATAGCTTATTAAAAGCTATTCCCAATACATGCAGACTTATCTTTGTGGGAGACATTAATCAGCTACCAAGTGTAGGCCCTGGCAATGTCTTAAGCGATATGATTAACTCACAGACAATCTCAGTCACCCTGCTAACAGAAATTTATCGTCAAGCGGCAGGCTCGCGTATTATTACTAATGCTCATAAAATTAATAGTGGGGTCTTTCCAGATATTCATAACCATAGTGAAAGCGATTTTTTCTTCCTTGAAGCTGTAACTCCTGAAGAAGTATTAAAAAACATTATCGCTCTTATTGCCCAAAGGCTTCCCCAAAGGTATGGCTACGATCCTCTCCATGATATCCAAGTGTTGACACCCATGCGTAAAGGAATCATTGGTGCCGACAACTTAAACACTGTTTTACAAGAGACTCTTAATAAAAACAGCAATCCCTTATTTAGAGCAGGGAGAAAGTTATTAGTCGGAGATAAAGTTATGCAAATCCGCAATAATTATAAAAAAGAGGTTTATAATGGAGAAATAGGAGTAATCAAAGAGATAGACATTATTGAACAACAAGTTCTTATACAAATAGAAGATCGTAACATTATTTATGAATTTACTGATCTTGATGAAATTGTCCTTGCCTATGCTGTTTCCGTGCATAAATATCAAGGTAGTCAATGTCCTTGTATTATTATGCCTGTGCATACTACCCATTTTGCTTTGTTATATCGCAACTTACTCTACACGGGGGTAACACGTGGGCAAAAGCATGTAATCCTTGTCGGAAGCAAAAAAGCGATTGCTATCGCTATTAAAAATGATGAAGTAAAAAAACGTCATACCGGACTCTATCATGCTCTTATAGGAATTAATAATATTAGCGTAAGCATGCCGTAA
- a CDS encoding phosphatidylserine/phosphatidylglycerophosphate/cardiolipin synthase family protein — protein MRKSKTPLFSEKFLIQSALMLISSLLLIGTALFHDALWIKPTPVAGETPKFFSNQTGDQLENAYISAISNAKKSVLLLIFSMTSEEVIDALRQKSQEGVPVKVICDAKACPYISKKLGPQVELIRRLGKGLMHIKILVIDDIECWIGSANFTSESLNMHGNLVVALKNEALAATIKEKASTLHEYDRKGEVTHHTYLAGDQELQISFLPDDKKASVRIKQLIREAKKSIRIAMFTWTRFDMAKEVVEAQKRGVNVEVVLDRSSSNGASAKIAEMLKSHRVKLFYSAGTALLHHKFMWLDDHTLEVGSANWTKAAFTQNDDCFLVLHPLTHEQRQHMQNLWQAIKADSIR, from the coding sequence ATGAGAAAAAGCAAAACCCCTTTATTTTCTGAGAAATTTCTCATCCAGTCTGCCTTAATGCTTATCTCTAGCCTACTTTTAATTGGTACAGCTTTATTCCACGATGCTTTATGGATAAAACCTACTCCTGTAGCAGGAGAAACACCTAAGTTTTTCTCCAATCAAACAGGTGATCAGCTGGAAAACGCTTACATTTCGGCTATAAGCAATGCTAAAAAATCTGTTCTCCTCCTTATTTTTTCTATGACGAGTGAGGAAGTCATCGACGCCCTACGCCAAAAAAGCCAAGAGGGTGTGCCTGTCAAAGTTATCTGTGATGCCAAAGCGTGCCCCTATATTAGCAAAAAATTGGGCCCTCAGGTGGAGCTCATTCGTCGTTTAGGTAAGGGGCTTATGCATATAAAGATCTTAGTGATTGATGATATAGAATGTTGGATTGGCTCTGCCAACTTCACCAGCGAATCTTTAAATATGCATGGTAACCTTGTCGTAGCCTTAAAAAACGAAGCTCTTGCTGCTACTATTAAAGAAAAGGCTTCTACTTTGCATGAGTATGATAGAAAGGGCGAGGTCACTCACCACACCTACTTGGCTGGTGACCAAGAGTTACAAATCTCTTTTCTTCCTGATGATAAAAAAGCAAGCGTGCGTATTAAGCAACTGATTCGAGAAGCTAAAAAAAGTATACGCATCGCTATGTTTACATGGACCCGCTTTGATATGGCTAAGGAAGTGGTGGAAGCCCAAAAGCGAGGTGTTAATGTAGAAGTAGTGTTGGACAGAAGTTCCTCTAACGGGGCTAGCGCTAAAATAGCAGAAATGCTTAAAAGCCACCGTGTTAAATTATTTTACAGTGCAGGTACAGCATTACTTCACCATAAATTCATGTGGCTAGATGATCATACGTTAGAAGTAGGTTCTGCCAATTGGACTAAAGCTGCTTTCACACAAAATGACGATTGTTTTTTAGTTCTCCATCCTTTAACTCATGAGCAACGCCAGCATATGCAAAACTTATGGCAAGCCATTAAAGCAGACTCCATTCGTTAA
- the gatB gene encoding Asp-tRNA(Asn)/Glu-tRNA(Gln) amidotransferase subunit GatB codes for MTQHTNWEAVIGLEIHAELNTKTKLFSVAPNHFGDEPNTNITEVCTGQPGALPVLNKEAVRKAVQFGCAINSTIAKFSKFDRKSYFYPDSPRNFQITQFEQPIVLGGTVVAEVNGIEKTFAVNRVHLEDDAGMLKHFTNFAGVDYNRAGVPLIEIVSEPCIHSADEAVAYASAIKAILQYIDVSDCNMEEGSLRVDANISVRLKGETGLRNKIEIKNMNSFSNMHVAIECEIKRQISAYMKHPNTPYHQIIQQSTYRWDPEKKETVIMRRKERADDYRYFPEPDLVPIVLTDSYIEEVRQSLPELPLQRERRYVAELGLSPHHAFVLTQDKPIADYFEEALKNCSNARNLCNWIIVEFAGRLKDSGKNLLTLGIPPIQLAKLVNMIDKGTITGRIAKTVADQMVAQPQMDCEKIVADNPDFKPVSDQGEIAAIVDRVIAQNPQSIADFKAGREKAFAFLVGQVMKETRGKAAPTVVNEMLKQRINS; via the coding sequence ATGACGCAGCATACTAACTGGGAAGCCGTAATTGGTCTTGAAATACATGCCGAACTTAACACCAAAACTAAACTGTTTAGCGTAGCTCCCAATCATTTTGGCGATGAACCTAACACAAACATTACAGAAGTCTGCACAGGCCAGCCAGGAGCTCTACCCGTACTTAATAAGGAAGCCGTTCGAAAAGCCGTGCAATTTGGATGTGCCATCAATTCTACTATCGCTAAATTTAGCAAATTTGATCGCAAATCCTACTTTTATCCTGACAGCCCTCGCAATTTTCAGATCACGCAATTTGAGCAGCCTATTGTATTGGGAGGAACTGTTGTCGCCGAGGTTAATGGAATAGAAAAAACTTTTGCTGTCAACCGGGTACACTTAGAAGACGATGCGGGCATGCTTAAACATTTTACCAATTTCGCGGGTGTGGATTATAATCGCGCAGGTGTTCCTTTGATTGAAATTGTGTCTGAACCCTGCATTCATTCGGCCGATGAAGCTGTAGCTTATGCATCAGCTATCAAAGCCATTTTACAATATATTGATGTTTCGGATTGCAACATGGAAGAGGGCTCGTTACGCGTGGATGCAAATATTTCCGTGCGCCTGAAAGGAGAAACTGGGCTTCGTAATAAGATTGAAATCAAAAACATGAATTCTTTCAGCAATATGCATGTAGCTATTGAATGCGAAATTAAACGCCAGATCTCTGCCTACATGAAGCACCCTAACACCCCTTACCACCAAATTATCCAACAGTCCACTTATCGATGGGATCCGGAAAAAAAAGAGACGGTCATTATGCGCCGCAAAGAGCGAGCCGATGACTATCGCTATTTTCCTGAACCTGATCTTGTGCCTATTGTTCTGACCGATAGCTATATCGAGGAAGTACGTCAGTCATTACCGGAATTGCCTTTACAAAGAGAAAGGCGTTATGTAGCCGAGCTGGGTCTTTCTCCTCATCACGCCTTTGTTTTAACGCAAGATAAGCCGATAGCTGATTACTTTGAGGAAGCTCTTAAAAATTGCTCAAATGCACGCAACCTTTGTAATTGGATCATTGTAGAATTTGCAGGAAGGCTTAAAGATTCGGGTAAAAATCTTTTAACTCTTGGTATTCCTCCCATTCAGCTAGCCAAGTTAGTAAACATGATTGACAAAGGAACGATCACTGGAAGAATAGCTAAAACTGTGGCTGATCAAATGGTGGCTCAACCCCAAATGGATTGTGAAAAAATCGTAGCTGATAATCCTGATTTTAAACCGGTGAGCGATCAAGGAGAAATTGCAGCTATTGTAGATAGAGTAATAGCGCAAAACCCTCAATCTATTGCTGATTTTAAAGCAGGTAGAGAAAAAGCATTTGCTTTTTTAGTGGGCCAAGTGATGAAAGAGACTAGAGGTAAAGCAGCCCCTACCGTAGTAAACGAGATGCTCAAGCAGCGTATAAATTCCTAG
- a CDS encoding tRNA (guanine(46)-N(7))-methyltransferase TrmB, protein MKPADLIPPFPKNDRKVTIHDGVWYLPDRHLAQNHFEFPGWSHPLLFGNEQPVNLEYCSGNGAWIVAQAGAHPHLNWVAIERKFTRVRKIWSKIKNCSLKNLIVVCGEGLMATSNYFPSASIANVFINFPDPWPKLRHAKHRLIQPQFVHELARVMQTDKALTFVTDDISYSQEAIQVFLSASDFKSYYPSPYFSTEEVDYGTSYFEELWRSKGKMIRYHRFIKK, encoded by the coding sequence ATGAAACCTGCTGATTTGATACCACCCTTTCCTAAAAATGATAGAAAGGTTACCATCCATGATGGCGTTTGGTACTTACCCGATAGGCATCTTGCTCAAAATCATTTTGAGTTTCCTGGGTGGTCTCATCCTTTGCTGTTTGGTAATGAGCAACCCGTCAATTTAGAATATTGCAGTGGAAATGGAGCTTGGATAGTAGCACAAGCAGGGGCTCATCCTCATCTTAATTGGGTAGCCATTGAAAGAAAATTTACCCGTGTGCGAAAAATCTGGTCTAAAATTAAAAATTGCTCACTCAAAAATCTGATTGTAGTTTGTGGAGAAGGGTTAATGGCCACTAGCAATTATTTTCCTTCAGCTAGTATTGCTAACGTGTTCATCAACTTTCCGGATCCTTGGCCTAAATTGCGACATGCTAAGCATCGTTTAATACAGCCTCAATTTGTCCATGAATTAGCTCGGGTGATGCAAACAGATAAAGCTCTCACTTTTGTTACGGATGATATAAGCTACTCGCAAGAGGCGATTCAAGTTTTCTTGTCAGCCTCAGATTTTAAATCTTACTATCCCTCTCCCTACTTTTCTACAGAAGAAGTCGATTATGGCACTTCTTATTTTGAGGAACTTTGGCGTTCAAAAGGTAAAATGATTCGCTATCATAGGTTTATCAAGAAATGA
- the dapB gene encoding 4-hydroxy-tetrahydrodipicolinate reductase, which translates to MKIALIGYGKMGHLIEEIALQQGHTIIAILPSSEAVSSLKENLIQQADICIDFSAPQAVLSNLQRLAPFKKNIVMGTTGWEEHFDEVKKLIHEHQIGFLFSPNFSIGVHLFKNIVEAAAQLMNEFEDYDVAGQELHHYQKKDSPSGTAKSLVSILLEKIQRKKNPLYDRVDRPIAPHELNFSSVRCGSIPGTHTIIFDSPADTLTITHQARNREGFARGALAAAEWLIGKKGIFTLEDMISSSKNISNTCHLPGNNYNET; encoded by the coding sequence ATGAAAATTGCGCTTATTGGATATGGTAAAATGGGACATCTGATCGAAGAGATCGCCTTACAGCAAGGACATACCATTATAGCTATACTCCCCTCTAGCGAGGCTGTCTCTTCTCTTAAAGAAAATTTAATTCAGCAAGCCGATATTTGCATAGATTTTAGTGCTCCTCAAGCCGTTTTAAGCAATCTTCAAAGGCTTGCTCCATTTAAGAAAAATATAGTCATGGGAACAACAGGCTGGGAGGAACATTTTGATGAAGTGAAAAAACTTATTCATGAACACCAAATAGGTTTTCTATTTTCTCCTAATTTCTCTATTGGAGTCCATCTTTTTAAAAATATTGTGGAAGCTGCTGCCCAATTAATGAATGAATTTGAGGATTACGATGTGGCTGGGCAAGAACTTCACCACTATCAAAAGAAAGATAGCCCTTCAGGAACAGCTAAAAGCTTGGTTTCCATATTGCTTGAAAAAATTCAGCGTAAAAAAAACCCTCTTTATGATAGGGTTGATCGTCCTATAGCCCCTCATGAACTTAATTTCTCAAGCGTGCGCTGCGGCTCTATACCTGGCACCCACACGATAATCTTTGACTCCCCTGCTGATACTCTTACAATTACCCATCAGGCAAGGAACAGAGAAGGCTTTGCGCGCGGGGCCTTGGCAGCAGCCGAGTGGTTAATAGGAAAAAAAGGAATTTTTACTCTAGAGGATATGATTAGCTCCTCAAAAAACATTTCCAACACCTGCCATTTACCAGGAAATAATTATAATGAAACCTAA
- the xerD gene encoding site-specific tyrosine recombinase XerD, which yields MQKSSFSLLDTIFEDFLSYIGSEKGLAVNTIEAYQRDIAAFFAFIRKKGLTAIQQVDEEHLMDFVASLQAAGYASSSIVRNLIAIKVLCRFLKREGNLPTNFSLYFATPKAWQLIPTVLSYEEIERLLEAPDVETLQGSRDKAMLEIMYACGLRVSEVCSLKIYDVDDEYVRVMGKGKKERLVPIGFKAIQAVDHYLHHYRSLAESEKTKELFVSSRGKPIDRVSVWRMIKTYMKKAGILKNISPHSLRHSFATHLLENGADLRVIQEMLGHASISSTDRYTQISKSRLQKSFDEFHPRA from the coding sequence ATGCAGAAATCCTCTTTTAGTCTCTTGGATACTATTTTTGAAGATTTTCTAAGCTACATAGGATCGGAAAAAGGGTTAGCAGTAAATACTATAGAAGCTTATCAGCGAGATATAGCTGCATTCTTTGCTTTTATAAGAAAGAAAGGCTTGACTGCTATACAACAGGTCGATGAAGAACATTTGATGGATTTTGTGGCCTCTCTACAAGCTGCAGGATATGCCAGTTCAAGTATTGTACGCAATCTCATCGCCATTAAAGTATTATGTCGATTTCTAAAAAGAGAAGGAAATTTGCCAACCAATTTCTCCTTATATTTTGCTACGCCTAAAGCTTGGCAGCTTATCCCTACAGTGCTTTCCTACGAAGAAATTGAAAGATTATTAGAAGCTCCCGATGTAGAGACGTTACAAGGCTCACGAGATAAAGCCATGCTAGAAATTATGTATGCGTGCGGACTGCGGGTCTCTGAAGTTTGTAGCTTGAAGATTTATGATGTCGATGATGAATATGTGCGGGTGATGGGTAAAGGAAAGAAAGAACGTTTAGTTCCTATAGGATTTAAAGCTATCCAAGCTGTCGATCATTATCTTCATCATTATCGCTCATTAGCAGAGAGTGAAAAAACTAAAGAATTATTTGTCTCTAGCCGGGGAAAACCTATCGATCGGGTGAGTGTATGGAGGATGATCAAAACATATATGAAAAAGGCAGGTATCCTTAAAAATATATCCCCTCATTCTCTTCGACATTCATTTGCCACCCATCTATTAGAAAATGGAGCTGACTTACGCGTTATCCAAGAAATGCTTGGGCATGCAAGTATCAGTAGTACGGATAGATACACGCAGATAAGCAAGTCTCGCTTGCAAAAAAGCTTCGATGAATTTCACCCTCGGGCTTAA
- a CDS encoding methionyl aminopeptidase, producing the protein MGRNNECWCKSGKKWKKCHFPHLDPKLKETEHSQFLKKEYLKRYNIILKNEQEIKGIRKACHLASYILEETCKRAKAGITTLEINDFAHQLHLEMGAIPAPLHYGHPPFPKSICTSLNEVICHGIPNKIPLIEGDILNIDVTCIFEGYYGDCSKMVSIGKISEEKQLVMEVAYECLKRSLAICKPGVEIKEIGNVIEAYARSHHCSVVHQFVGHGVGINFHENPQIPHAYNGSQIPLAPGMIFTIEPMINAGVQEAIIDPEDEWTARTKDGKASAQFEHTLLITHEGHEILTNWQR; encoded by the coding sequence ATCGGTCGAAATAATGAATGTTGGTGTAAAAGTGGTAAAAAATGGAAAAAATGCCATTTTCCTCATCTCGATCCTAAGTTAAAAGAAACCGAACATTCCCAGTTTTTAAAGAAAGAATATTTGAAAAGGTACAATATTATCCTTAAAAACGAGCAGGAAATTAAGGGAATACGTAAAGCATGTCATCTAGCTTCCTATATTCTAGAAGAAACCTGTAAAAGAGCTAAAGCGGGCATTACCACCCTGGAAATCAATGATTTTGCGCATCAGTTGCATTTAGAGATGGGGGCCATCCCTGCCCCTCTTCACTATGGACATCCACCTTTTCCTAAAAGTATTTGTACTTCTCTTAATGAGGTCATTTGTCATGGAATTCCTAATAAAATCCCTTTAATAGAGGGAGATATATTAAATATTGACGTCACCTGCATTTTTGAAGGCTACTATGGCGACTGCAGCAAGATGGTTAGCATAGGTAAAATCTCAGAAGAAAAACAGTTAGTCATGGAAGTAGCGTATGAATGTTTAAAACGCTCTCTTGCTATTTGTAAACCTGGGGTGGAAATCAAAGAAATTGGTAATGTAATAGAAGCTTATGCGCGCTCACATCACTGTTCTGTTGTCCATCAGTTTGTAGGACATGGGGTAGGAATAAACTTTCATGAAAATCCCCAAATTCCTCATGCCTATAATGGAAGCCAGATCCCTTTGGCACCGGGGATGATATTTACCATCGAGCCTATGATTAATGCAGGGGTTCAAGAGGCGATAATCGACCCAGAAGATGAGTGGACAGCTCGCACTAAAGATGGTAAAGCGAGTGCTCAATTTGAGCACACTTTACTTATTACTCATGAAGGGCATGAAATTTTAACTAACTGGCAAAGGTAA